One region of Arthrobacter sp. StoSoilB22 genomic DNA includes:
- a CDS encoding Gfo/Idh/MocA family oxidoreductase: MPRNNIVRWGLAGTGTIAREFAQTLAEVPTAILAAAASRTAAASGKFCSEFDIPKQHLSFQDLAHDPTIDAVYVSTPAGLHHEHARQFLEAGKHVLVEKPFTATHAEALDLAQTAKRSGTVLMEAMWSRFLPAYVELKRLVDDGAIGEVRKVEASFGFPIPDAGPRARPQLYDAALGGGSLLEMGVYPVQLSHWLLGDEPNVAAFGRSSSGVDLDTTALLSFSDGATGYISSSMSTVLPNNARILGTEGIIELPAPHHCPNELTVSRYNPSGPGLQQSHVIQAPIVGSGLRYEILEFHALLESGSPQSSVMPLGDSLAVMHTLDLIRHQVHNPSQEDPHRES; the protein is encoded by the coding sequence GTGCCCAGGAACAACATCGTGAGATGGGGGCTCGCCGGCACCGGAACCATTGCCCGTGAATTCGCGCAGACCCTTGCTGAAGTCCCCACAGCCATTCTTGCTGCGGCAGCGTCCCGAACCGCGGCTGCCTCAGGGAAGTTCTGTTCCGAATTCGACATCCCGAAGCAGCACCTGTCCTTTCAGGACCTCGCCCATGACCCCACCATTGATGCGGTGTACGTTTCCACCCCTGCAGGATTGCATCACGAGCATGCCAGGCAATTCCTGGAGGCGGGCAAACACGTCCTAGTGGAGAAGCCGTTTACCGCCACCCATGCCGAAGCCCTCGACCTGGCCCAAACCGCCAAGCGATCCGGGACAGTGCTGATGGAGGCCATGTGGTCCCGGTTCCTGCCTGCCTACGTTGAGCTGAAGCGGCTGGTGGACGATGGTGCAATCGGCGAGGTGCGCAAGGTTGAAGCGTCCTTCGGTTTCCCGATTCCGGACGCCGGGCCGCGGGCGCGGCCACAGTTGTATGATGCCGCATTGGGCGGTGGAAGCCTGCTGGAGATGGGCGTTTACCCTGTGCAACTGTCGCACTGGCTCTTGGGCGATGAACCTAACGTGGCCGCGTTCGGCCGCAGCAGCAGCGGGGTGGACCTGGACACGACGGCGCTTCTGTCCTTTAGTGACGGCGCAACCGGATACATCAGCTCATCAATGTCCACGGTGCTTCCCAACAACGCGCGGATACTGGGGACCGAAGGCATCATTGAGCTGCCCGCCCCGCACCATTGCCCCAATGAGCTCACTGTGTCACGTTACAACCCCTCGGGGCCGGGACTTCAACAGTCCCACGTGATTCAGGCGCCCATTGTTGGCAGCGGGCTCCGGTACGAAATTCTCGAGTTCCATGCCCTCCTCGAGTCGGGTAGCCCGCAGAGTTCCGTGATGCCCTTGGGCGACTCTCTGGCTGTCATGCACACGCTGGACCTCATAAGGCACCAGGTCCACAATCCATCCCAGGAGGATCCTCACCGTGAAAGTTAA
- a CDS encoding glycosyltransferase 87 family protein yields MAWFARPSSVWWGFAAVHFYFLCWMASFFLNGNTFSDTEQYRQWAMDGYNPENLSGKISPWVYPVLAQIPIFLAGIAGPDLYLLMWTLGITALNALGLWYLTRGPRRVTGIAPAWWWLFFTVFMGYLSFARVEGITAPIVLIALICAAQRPVVASVLLSIATWIKVWPAAVLAPMIIASKNRLQMVAAGVGVTVVVGLGTYLAGGFSHILDFLINQGERGMQLEATFSTPWVWLSVFNIAGSKMADNTAINSTEVYGPGAEVAAFLMQPLLIVAAIAAAILLIRALRRGAEREELFLEGALMMTTAFIVFNKVGSPQFIIWLAPVIIAGLTHDWNRWKVPAALLMAIAMTTFVIYPLFYTPLIHAHPVMAAVLTTRNVLLVVLLWWSVQRTVELGRRVKHDDAPVVPKAL; encoded by the coding sequence GTGGCGTGGTTCGCCCGCCCCTCCAGTGTGTGGTGGGGATTCGCTGCGGTCCACTTCTACTTCCTGTGCTGGATGGCGTCCTTCTTCCTCAACGGCAACACCTTCAGCGACACTGAGCAGTACCGTCAGTGGGCGATGGATGGTTACAACCCGGAGAACCTCAGCGGGAAAATCAGTCCGTGGGTCTACCCCGTACTTGCCCAGATTCCCATCTTCCTGGCAGGCATTGCCGGTCCGGATCTCTACTTGTTGATGTGGACCCTGGGGATCACTGCCCTCAACGCCCTGGGCCTCTGGTACCTGACGCGCGGCCCACGGCGTGTTACCGGGATCGCGCCCGCATGGTGGTGGCTGTTCTTCACCGTGTTCATGGGGTATCTCAGCTTTGCCCGGGTTGAGGGCATCACAGCCCCCATCGTGCTGATCGCGTTGATCTGCGCAGCCCAAAGGCCCGTTGTTGCCTCAGTTCTGCTGAGCATCGCGACGTGGATCAAAGTGTGGCCGGCAGCAGTGCTGGCACCCATGATCATTGCTTCGAAGAACCGGCTGCAGATGGTCGCTGCCGGGGTGGGCGTCACCGTCGTCGTAGGCCTTGGAACGTACCTCGCCGGTGGCTTCAGCCACATCCTGGACTTCTTGATCAACCAGGGTGAGCGCGGCATGCAACTGGAAGCTACTTTCTCCACGCCCTGGGTGTGGCTCAGTGTCTTCAACATTGCCGGATCCAAAATGGCGGACAATACGGCCATCAACTCCACGGAGGTTTACGGGCCCGGTGCCGAGGTTGCTGCGTTCCTGATGCAGCCATTGCTGATAGTTGCCGCTATCGCGGCCGCCATCCTTCTCATCCGTGCCTTGAGGCGGGGAGCGGAGCGCGAGGAACTGTTCCTCGAGGGCGCCTTGATGATGACTACCGCGTTCATCGTGTTCAACAAGGTGGGCTCGCCGCAGTTCATCATCTGGCTGGCCCCTGTGATCATTGCCGGGCTGACGCACGACTGGAACCGTTGGAAGGTGCCGGCAGCCTTGCTGATGGCCATTGCCATGACCACGTTCGTGATTTATCCGCTGTTCTACACCCCGCTCATTCACGCCCACCCGGTCATGGCTGCGGTGCTGACCACCCGGAACGTCCTGCTGGTGGTACTGCTGTGGTGGTCGGTGCAGCGGACAGTGGAACTCGGGCGGCGAGTAAAGCACGACGACGCCCCGGTGGTCCCGAAAGCGCTCTAG
- the mptB gene encoding polyprenol phosphomannose-dependent alpha 1,6 mannosyltransferase MptB: MTAGSTPSPHPETSAAASPSTSTATKSPKPTTPATKPVAYPAILQGFLGSLFMFAGSIGIGWIANGSPMIRHPIVIALRTEGWGVTVSAVLLTVGAMLLVRSWLRLGQRMGSWEGNSLKPIVAAIGAWSLPLLFAVPVYSRDVYAYIGQGRLMMEGQDPYDVGISALNNWFALGADPAWAEARTPYGPYFLWMAHAVVAITGAQPDVSVLLFRLLAAGGVLLCVIYVPKLAELHGINGARALWIAVANPLFLISFVASAHNDAIMVGFAVAGTYFAATKRPLLGILLVTLSIGIKPATVLLLPFIGLMWAGAGASWPRKFGIWAATASISFAILVVSGVPYGLGLGWAWAITDPTPGFTGYSPSGFIGQQIEFLGNALGLPGNAMADILRAAMKWGAVALVLVLMFRGDHSRVVRRMALAFAAIVLLSPIIQPWYILWFVPFLAVTGIRDDWQMRCLYVGVTFFVVFGAQDQLSVWSFVEVSVDLSSLAFAIALLFAFYLVFLDIHTRRLLVQGKLSRWVGQTDRRLLHRPPTIR; the protein is encoded by the coding sequence ATGACGGCAGGCAGTACCCCCAGTCCACATCCAGAGACCTCAGCAGCAGCAAGCCCGTCTACCTCCACTGCTACCAAGTCCCCGAAACCAACAACACCAGCAACAAAGCCCGTTGCGTATCCCGCTATTTTGCAAGGGTTCCTTGGCTCCTTGTTCATGTTTGCCGGTTCTATTGGCATCGGCTGGATCGCCAATGGCTCCCCCATGATCCGCCATCCCATAGTCATTGCCCTGCGCACTGAGGGCTGGGGCGTCACGGTCTCCGCTGTCCTCTTGACCGTGGGTGCCATGTTGCTGGTGCGTTCCTGGCTGCGTTTGGGCCAACGGATGGGCAGCTGGGAGGGGAACTCCCTCAAACCGATTGTCGCTGCGATCGGAGCCTGGTCGCTTCCCCTGCTGTTCGCTGTGCCCGTCTATTCGCGTGACGTTTATGCGTACATAGGCCAAGGCCGGCTGATGATGGAGGGCCAGGACCCTTACGACGTCGGCATCTCGGCTTTGAACAACTGGTTCGCCTTGGGCGCGGACCCGGCGTGGGCGGAAGCCCGTACTCCGTACGGGCCGTACTTCTTGTGGATGGCCCACGCGGTGGTTGCCATCACGGGCGCCCAACCGGACGTATCAGTCCTGCTGTTCCGGCTACTTGCCGCAGGCGGGGTGCTGTTGTGCGTCATTTATGTGCCCAAGCTCGCGGAGCTGCACGGCATCAACGGTGCTCGGGCGCTCTGGATCGCGGTGGCCAATCCACTCTTCCTCATCAGCTTCGTGGCCAGCGCCCACAACGACGCCATCATGGTGGGCTTCGCCGTTGCGGGAACCTACTTCGCGGCCACCAAGCGGCCTCTCCTGGGCATCCTGCTGGTGACACTGTCCATCGGGATCAAACCGGCCACCGTTCTGTTGCTGCCCTTCATTGGTCTGATGTGGGCAGGCGCAGGGGCCTCCTGGCCGCGTAAGTTCGGAATCTGGGCAGCAACGGCAAGCATCAGCTTCGCCATCCTGGTGGTCAGCGGTGTCCCTTATGGCCTGGGGCTGGGCTGGGCGTGGGCTATCACGGATCCCACCCCGGGCTTTACGGGCTACTCGCCGTCCGGCTTCATAGGCCAGCAGATCGAGTTCCTCGGCAACGCCTTGGGGCTTCCCGGCAATGCCATGGCGGACATTCTGCGAGCCGCCATGAAGTGGGGCGCTGTGGCCTTGGTGCTGGTGCTGATGTTCCGCGGGGACCATTCCAGGGTGGTTCGGAGAATGGCGCTTGCCTTCGCGGCGATCGTGCTGCTCTCCCCCATCATCCAGCCGTGGTACATCCTGTGGTTCGTCCCGTTCCTGGCTGTGACGGGGATCAGGGATGACTGGCAGATGCGGTGCCTCTACGTGGGGGTGACGTTCTTTGTGGTGTTCGGAGCGCAGGATCAGTTGTCGGTATGGTCCTTTGTGGAGGTCTCCGTGGACCTGTCCTCGCTGGCATTCGCCATTGCGCTGCTATTCGCGTTCTACCTGGTGTTCCTGGACATCCATACCCGCAGGCTGCTGGTTCAAGGCAAGTTATCGCGCTGGGTGGGGCAGACTGACCGTCGCCTGCTCCACCGCCCTCCGACTATCCGCTAG
- a CDS encoding DUF6379 domain-containing protein — translation MVLERELIQSRGFRNVQEGTDTVGFEIALRMPNYRGLWGSLIDGVAVTVDGQEWSREIPRWTLQGRTFSIEELRRSTDVRWQLDELATVMVPLAGGLEVGVHDVRVDIALHAPYIPAEFQPSIFTSQRKVTVLA, via the coding sequence ATGGTCCTCGAACGAGAACTGATCCAAAGCCGGGGCTTTCGCAACGTCCAGGAAGGAACCGACACAGTCGGTTTCGAGATAGCCCTCCGCATGCCCAACTACCGAGGCCTCTGGGGAAGCCTCATCGACGGCGTAGCTGTCACCGTTGACGGTCAGGAGTGGAGTCGGGAAATACCGCGCTGGACTCTTCAGGGCCGCACTTTCAGCATCGAGGAACTGCGCCGGTCCACGGACGTCCGTTGGCAGCTCGATGAACTGGCCACCGTCATGGTTCCGCTGGCAGGCGGCCTGGAAGTTGGTGTCCACGACGTTCGCGTTGATATTGCGCTGCACGCACCCTACATCCCTGCAGAATTCCAACCGTCAATCTTCACATCCCAGCGAAAGGTCACGGTCCTCGCATGA
- a CDS encoding SGNH/GDSL hydrolase family protein, which translates to MNAQYTDGSGQAGSGSFRTGQHPWSRYVALGDSFTEGLGDPEPRSPGGLRGWADRVAEELSTGHEDFAYANLAISGKLLHQILDEQVGPAIELRPDLITLNAGGNDILFHRSDPDKLALELDAGVERLAATGATILLFAGPDFGATPVLGLARGKVAIFNENIRVVAARHDALIADLWALRQLTDPRMWNADRLHFSPLGQHTIAIMVLDSLNVPHSLEPLTPKALPERNWREARAGDMIWAREHLFPWVVRRLTQRKADDGRHAKRPEPGPVFGASMPPGAYIGRDPGTIPQQS; encoded by the coding sequence ATGAACGCCCAATATACGGATGGCTCGGGGCAGGCCGGTTCCGGAAGTTTCCGGACCGGCCAGCACCCGTGGAGCCGTTATGTGGCTTTGGGCGATTCGTTCACGGAAGGTTTGGGGGATCCCGAACCGCGGAGCCCCGGCGGCCTCCGAGGCTGGGCGGACCGGGTTGCCGAGGAATTGAGCACTGGTCATGAGGATTTCGCCTACGCCAACCTGGCCATCAGCGGAAAGCTGCTCCACCAAATACTCGACGAGCAGGTGGGCCCGGCAATCGAGCTGCGCCCTGATCTGATCACCCTCAACGCCGGCGGAAACGACATCCTCTTCCACAGGAGCGATCCGGACAAGCTCGCCCTCGAGCTGGACGCGGGTGTTGAGCGGCTGGCAGCTACCGGCGCAACCATCCTGCTCTTTGCCGGGCCGGACTTTGGCGCTACCCCTGTGCTGGGGCTCGCCCGCGGCAAAGTGGCCATTTTCAACGAGAACATCAGGGTCGTTGCGGCACGGCATGATGCCCTGATCGCCGACCTCTGGGCATTACGCCAACTCACGGACCCCCGCATGTGGAATGCGGACCGGCTACATTTTTCCCCGCTGGGTCAACACACCATTGCCATCATGGTGCTCGATTCACTCAACGTCCCGCATTCCCTGGAACCGCTGACGCCCAAGGCCCTGCCTGAGCGGAACTGGCGTGAGGCGCGCGCGGGCGACATGATCTGGGCGCGGGAGCACCTGTTTCCGTGGGTGGTGCGCCGCTTGACGCAGCGAAAGGCCGACGACGGGCGGCACGCAAAGCGGCCGGAGCCAGGCCCCGTATTCGGAGCAAGCATGCCTCCAGGAGCATATATAGGCCGGGACCCGGGGACCATTCCTCAGCAGTCATGA
- a CDS encoding MFS transporter, with the protein MTGVRRRSTVPISPTRLRLLMAALLAVSFLGALDHTVVSTSLATVAGELGALQHMSWVVVGYTLASTVLLPVLGGLGDRVGPRMVFLTALVGFVAASFMCGLAQDMTQLVVARVLQGMSAAGLQLMSQTIVAEVTTSRQRPQYLSLIGAAFPVAILIGPLLGGLITDHWGWPWVFWINVPVGLAAFLLAVMAVPHINPAGKRRFDVVGALLLTAVLVAVVLAVTWFSSGTSSAWIAVGAGVAALGGLVAVERRQQNPIIPVQLFRNRTFSAGVGLSAVMGAGLISATAYLPTYFQMAYGVSATISGLVPIATVLGMLAGNLVTGWLASTTGRYRVFPIVGTVMGTLGLVAMSLLPEGAPLWVPASIMAFVGLGTGAFMSLAIAIVQSAAPRSELGTATATAGLSGQIGSTIGSAVVGGVVGFGVASLLPSGLDSHTLTPALVHAANPALQAEIASIYHDVFSPVFLALAGVYVLGFIAALLLPDGRLSDEAAFPADEADGLADPANLALQGKD; encoded by the coding sequence GTGACCGGAGTCCGCCGCCGCAGCACGGTCCCGATTTCTCCCACACGCCTCCGGCTCCTCATGGCAGCACTGCTGGCGGTGTCGTTCCTTGGAGCACTGGATCACACCGTCGTTTCGACGTCGTTGGCCACTGTCGCCGGAGAACTTGGAGCCCTCCAGCACATGAGCTGGGTGGTGGTGGGCTACACGCTCGCCAGTACCGTCCTGCTCCCGGTCCTCGGAGGGCTGGGCGATCGGGTCGGTCCGCGGATGGTCTTTCTTACTGCGCTCGTCGGATTTGTTGCCGCTTCCTTCATGTGTGGCCTCGCGCAAGACATGACCCAACTCGTCGTCGCGCGAGTCCTTCAGGGCATGAGCGCCGCAGGCCTCCAACTGATGTCGCAGACAATCGTTGCCGAGGTCACGACGTCAAGGCAACGTCCCCAATACCTCTCACTCATCGGTGCAGCCTTTCCGGTTGCGATTCTGATCGGGCCGCTCCTCGGAGGTCTGATCACAGACCACTGGGGGTGGCCCTGGGTGTTCTGGATCAACGTCCCGGTGGGGCTGGCCGCGTTTCTCCTGGCAGTCATGGCCGTTCCACACATCAATCCAGCGGGCAAAAGACGGTTCGACGTCGTTGGAGCACTACTGCTCACCGCTGTCCTTGTGGCGGTGGTGCTGGCAGTTACGTGGTTCAGCTCAGGAACCTCATCAGCATGGATCGCAGTGGGTGCAGGCGTAGCAGCGCTGGGCGGGCTTGTCGCCGTCGAGCGCCGCCAACAGAACCCCATCATCCCGGTTCAGCTATTTCGCAACCGCACCTTCAGTGCAGGCGTGGGGCTCTCGGCAGTCATGGGTGCCGGGCTCATCTCAGCTACGGCGTACCTGCCAACGTATTTCCAGATGGCTTATGGCGTGAGTGCCACCATCTCAGGACTGGTGCCCATCGCAACCGTGCTGGGTATGTTGGCCGGCAACCTGGTGACCGGCTGGCTCGCTTCAACGACAGGCCGTTACCGTGTCTTTCCGATCGTCGGTACGGTGATGGGAACACTCGGACTCGTGGCCATGTCCCTGCTCCCGGAGGGTGCGCCGCTGTGGGTCCCGGCGTCGATCATGGCGTTCGTCGGCCTCGGCACGGGAGCGTTCATGAGCCTCGCCATAGCAATCGTGCAAAGTGCTGCGCCACGCAGTGAACTGGGCACCGCAACCGCCACTGCCGGTCTGAGCGGCCAGATTGGGTCAACCATAGGCTCTGCCGTAGTAGGCGGAGTGGTGGGGTTCGGCGTCGCCTCGCTCCTGCCAAGCGGGCTTGACTCCCACACCCTCACGCCTGCTTTGGTCCACGCCGCCAACCCCGCGCTGCAGGCAGAGATCGCGTCGATCTACCACGACGTGTTTTCTCCTGTGTTCCTTGCACTGGCCGGCGTCTATGTTCTGGGCTTCATCGCAGCATTGTTGCTGCCCGATGGACGCCTTTCGGATGAAGCGGCCTTCCCCGCGGACGAAGCTGACGGCCTGGCCGACCCTGCCAATCTGGCCCTGCAAGGAAAGGATTGA
- a CDS encoding TIM barrel protein yields the protein MSNLKYGVSLYSYTGDINTVLTLEDAMAQIADIGATGIEILGEGHVPNYPEPTTAWIDQWYGLLEKYQLEPTNYGSWIDSSMWRDRDLTADEGAVMLARDLRLAHRLGFTSIRPKIGVVSMDLRPHPIWEEVIERNLDLAAELDLIICPEIHAPTPIKHPVVDEYIAFIERTGSKNFRLLIDTGIFQRAITTAKHDGLSEEAQEEGWRKPLAVPMPDLVDVLPYVSFIQAKFFDIDENLVDGQIPWREILQTLKENEWSGYLSSEYEGDRLPYRSIEQVRRQHALLHRLEAEIAGTP from the coding sequence ATGAGCAACCTCAAGTACGGTGTGTCCCTCTACAGCTACACCGGAGACATCAATACTGTCCTCACCCTCGAAGACGCCATGGCACAAATAGCTGATATCGGCGCAACCGGGATCGAGATCCTCGGCGAAGGTCATGTGCCCAACTACCCGGAGCCGACCACCGCATGGATTGACCAATGGTACGGATTGCTCGAGAAATACCAACTGGAGCCCACCAACTACGGGTCCTGGATCGACTCAAGCATGTGGCGCGACCGCGACCTCACCGCCGATGAGGGTGCTGTGATGCTGGCGCGTGACCTTCGGCTCGCCCATCGCCTCGGATTTACTTCAATCCGCCCCAAGATCGGTGTGGTGTCAATGGACCTGCGCCCCCATCCGATCTGGGAGGAAGTGATCGAGCGAAACCTCGATCTCGCAGCCGAGCTGGACCTCATCATTTGCCCGGAAATCCATGCGCCCACTCCCATCAAGCACCCGGTGGTGGACGAGTACATCGCATTCATCGAGCGAACCGGATCGAAGAACTTCCGCTTGCTCATCGACACCGGCATCTTCCAAAGGGCAATCACCACCGCCAAGCATGACGGACTCAGTGAAGAAGCACAGGAAGAAGGCTGGCGGAAACCCCTAGCCGTTCCCATGCCGGACCTCGTGGATGTCCTCCCCTATGTGTCGTTCATTCAGGCCAAATTCTTCGACATCGACGAGAACCTCGTTGATGGCCAGATCCCCTGGCGCGAAATCCTTCAAACTCTGAAGGAGAACGAATGGTCGGGGTACTTGTCCAGCGAGTACGAAGGCGATCGACTGCCTTACCGTTCCATCGAACAGGTACGTCGGCAGCATGCCCTTCTGCACCGCCTGGAGGCCGAGATCGCCGGAACGCCGTGA
- a CDS encoding DUF5597 domain-containing protein, with translation MPHQNPPRLERTGSHTRLIVENKPFLCIGGELHNSSASDRNYMTPIWAKMAASGVNTVIAPVSWEQVEPVEGQLDFSIVDGLVEDARSAGVRLVMIWFGAFKNAFSTYAPGWVRADRERFPRADRGAKPLKTPFSYPGSMPRPSLSVFSHDLFEADRTAYVALLKHLAKIDPDHTVIMVQVENEVGLLGAGRDHSALAEAAWNAQLPEKLITAVSESPNSFDQEFVRTLATHPESNLSWAERFGDDNPVAEETFMAWGFASFVGGLAAAGKEILPLPAYANAWIGPQRGQDLPGQYPSGGPTARMVPVWRAAAPAIDFLAPDIYVPNSEEVMRQYASDSNPLFIPEARFRAGDAFLAIGEFGGLGYNVFGVEEAREGNQFSTACSIITSLTPEIVDAQRDGRAFGFALDPDQESTSTELAGIEITVRNSRKLLEGMLLDAGVRVPPAPELLEETVAATHGPTPGDGRPFGMVLAINPNEFIVVGQGAQVDFHKPGYEVEVDAVRELVVTEAGLRKGRFLNGDERLEILSDKYISAVRVSLLVTAN, from the coding sequence ATGCCACACCAGAACCCTCCCCGACTTGAGCGGACAGGCAGCCACACCCGCCTCATTGTTGAGAACAAGCCGTTTCTCTGCATTGGGGGTGAGCTGCACAATTCGAGCGCTTCCGATCGCAACTACATGACGCCCATCTGGGCAAAGATGGCCGCTTCAGGGGTCAACACCGTGATCGCCCCTGTTTCCTGGGAACAAGTTGAACCGGTTGAAGGACAACTCGACTTCTCGATCGTGGACGGGCTGGTAGAGGACGCACGTTCCGCCGGCGTCCGCCTGGTCATGATCTGGTTCGGTGCATTCAAGAACGCTTTCTCCACCTATGCCCCCGGCTGGGTGCGTGCTGACCGTGAACGGTTCCCGCGCGCGGACAGGGGGGCCAAACCCCTGAAGACCCCCTTCTCTTATCCGGGATCCATGCCGCGGCCAAGCCTGTCCGTTTTCTCCCACGACCTCTTTGAAGCGGACCGGACTGCCTATGTCGCCCTGTTGAAGCATCTGGCCAAGATCGATCCTGACCATACAGTCATCATGGTTCAGGTTGAGAACGAGGTTGGGCTATTGGGGGCCGGAAGGGACCACAGCGCCCTCGCCGAAGCCGCATGGAACGCACAGTTGCCCGAGAAACTGATCACTGCGGTTTCCGAATCTCCCAATTCCTTTGACCAGGAGTTTGTGCGCACCCTGGCCACACATCCGGAAAGCAACTTGAGCTGGGCCGAACGCTTCGGCGATGACAACCCCGTTGCTGAGGAGACGTTCATGGCGTGGGGATTCGCATCCTTCGTTGGAGGTCTGGCAGCCGCCGGAAAGGAAATATTGCCACTGCCTGCCTACGCAAACGCCTGGATCGGGCCCCAACGTGGTCAGGACCTGCCCGGCCAGTACCCAAGCGGCGGTCCAACGGCCCGCATGGTCCCGGTGTGGCGGGCCGCAGCGCCGGCGATCGACTTTCTGGCGCCGGATATCTACGTTCCAAACTCGGAAGAAGTCATGCGCCAATACGCGTCCGATTCCAATCCGTTGTTCATCCCTGAAGCGCGTTTCCGCGCCGGAGACGCCTTTCTGGCAATTGGCGAATTCGGAGGCCTCGGCTACAACGTCTTCGGTGTGGAAGAAGCCAGGGAGGGCAACCAGTTCAGCACAGCCTGCTCCATCATCACTTCCCTCACCCCGGAGATTGTGGATGCCCAGCGCGACGGTCGGGCTTTTGGTTTCGCTCTCGACCCGGACCAGGAATCCACCAGCACCGAGCTGGCGGGCATCGAAATTACTGTTCGCAATTCAAGGAAGCTCCTCGAAGGCATGCTCCTGGACGCAGGCGTGAGGGTTCCTCCTGCGCCGGAGCTCCTTGAAGAAACGGTTGCTGCTACCCACGGTCCTACCCCAGGGGACGGGCGTCCCTTTGGAATGGTCCTGGCCATCAATCCCAACGAGTTCATCGTGGTGGGCCAAGGAGCCCAGGTGGACTTCCACAAGCCCGGATATGAGGTTGAAGTTGATGCCGTGAGGGAGTTGGTAGTAACAGAAGCCGGGTTACGAAAAGGACGATTCCTCAACGGGGACGAGCGCCTTGAGATCCTCTCCGACAAGTACATCAGTGCGGTGAGGGTTAGTCTCCTCGTCACCGCCAACTGA
- a CDS encoding alpha/beta hydrolase, producing MPFHPDIAARLPLLEGIPSLEAGLREPSMRAQMEAFDAYLDAPPPPSAATQLISVPGPHGTVPLRIYTPLEPSQVAGSPHAMVWMHGGAFQFGDLDTKEADWTARQLVQRASATIVSVDYRLAVNGVHYPVPLDDVVAAIRWVRANMTEWGITSISLGGASAGANLAAAAALRLRDEDGWVPEHLVLVYPLMHAEPPVPSESLRLALAELPNAMRLTPRMIHSATENYLGTSHDLPVPGYAMPANADLGGLGPTLVLNAEYDELRASGESFSALLAAQGVDVEQVKIHGMLHGFLNLPATFAPVNEALERIAVRLRPKSC from the coding sequence ATGCCGTTTCACCCCGACATCGCCGCTCGGCTGCCCTTGCTGGAGGGCATTCCATCCTTGGAAGCCGGCCTTCGCGAGCCGTCCATGAGGGCACAGATGGAGGCATTTGATGCCTACCTGGACGCGCCTCCCCCTCCGTCTGCCGCCACCCAATTGATCTCTGTTCCCGGCCCGCATGGCACGGTACCACTTCGCATTTACACCCCTTTAGAACCGAGTCAGGTAGCTGGTTCCCCACACGCCATGGTGTGGATGCACGGCGGAGCCTTCCAATTCGGGGATCTGGACACGAAAGAGGCCGACTGGACTGCAAGGCAGTTGGTGCAGCGGGCATCAGCAACAATCGTGAGCGTGGACTACCGGCTAGCCGTCAATGGCGTGCACTACCCAGTACCACTGGATGATGTGGTTGCCGCCATTCGCTGGGTCCGAGCGAATATGACGGAGTGGGGCATCACATCGATTTCCTTGGGTGGCGCCAGCGCTGGTGCGAATTTGGCCGCTGCCGCCGCGCTGCGGCTCCGGGACGAGGACGGGTGGGTGCCGGAGCATCTTGTGCTGGTGTACCCGTTGATGCACGCCGAGCCCCCTGTGCCGTCGGAGTCCCTGCGGCTCGCTTTGGCGGAGTTGCCCAATGCCATGAGGCTGACACCTCGGATGATCCACTCGGCAACAGAGAACTACCTGGGCACCTCACATGATCTCCCCGTTCCGGGATACGCAATGCCCGCCAACGCAGACCTGGGTGGCCTCGGACCTACATTGGTGCTGAATGCCGAATACGACGAGTTGCGGGCGTCCGGCGAATCATTCAGTGCCCTACTTGCAGCCCAGGGTGTTGACGTGGAGCAAGTGAAAATTCATGGCATGCTTCATGGCTTCCTGAACCTGCCGGCAACTTTTGCTCCGGTCAACGAGGCGCTGGAACGAATCGCCGTCAGGTTGCGTCCGAAAAGTTGCTGA